One Primulina tabacum isolate GXHZ01 chromosome 10, ASM2559414v2, whole genome shotgun sequence DNA segment encodes these proteins:
- the LOC142505806 gene encoding nascent polypeptide-associated complex subunit alpha-like protein 1 has translation MTQSQEELLATHLEQHKIDHDKPLIEDDDDDDDDEEGDEDDTEGQEDASGSSKQSRSEKKSRKAMLKLGMKSIPGVSRVTVKKSKNILFVISKPDVFKSPNSDTYVIFGEAKIEDLSSQLQTQAAEQFKTPNLTNTVPKTEATCVPQDDEDVDETGVEPKDIELVMTQAGVSRARAVKSLKDADGDIVSAIMELTN, from the exons ATGACTCAATCGCAGGAAGAATTGTTGGCAACTCACCTCGAGCAACACAAGATTGAT CATGATAAGCCTTTAATTGAGGATGATGACGACGACGATGACGATGAGGAAGGCGACGAAGATGATACCGAAG GACAAGAAGATGCCAGTGGTAGTTCAAAGCAGAGCCGAAGTGAGAAGAAGAGCCGCAAGGCAATGCTAAAGCTAGGAATGAAGTCCATCCCTGGGGTCAGCCGAGTCACTGTTAAAAAGAGCAAGAAT ATCCTGTTTGTCATCTCAAAACCAGATGTGTTTAAGAGCCCAAATTCAGATACTTATGTAATCTTTGGAGAGGCAAAGATCGAGGATTTGAGTTCACAATTGCAGACTCAGGCTGCGGAGCAGTTTAAGACTCCTAATCTCACAAACACGGTCCCGAAGACTGAGGCAACATGTGTTCCTCAGGATGATGAAGATGTTGACGAGACTGGAGTTGAACCAAAGGACATAGAGCTTGTGATGACACAGGCTGGGGTTTCAAGAGCCAGGgcagtcaaatcactcaaggATGCAGATGGAGATATTGTCTCTGCCATTATGGAGCTCACAAACTAG